The Siniperca chuatsi isolate FFG_IHB_CAS linkage group LG2, ASM2008510v1, whole genome shotgun sequence genome window below encodes:
- the LOC122861439 gene encoding aminoacylase-1-like isoform X1 gives MLPDKDGPGVGGGKSFPEGEDPSVSLFREYLRLKTVHPDPDYDAALQFLDRIAEELGLPMKKIEVCSGRVVSIMTWEGTDPTLKSILLNSHTDVVPVFQEHWKYDAFSAFKDAEGNIYARGSQDMKCVTIQYIQAIRRLKAEGLKLMRTVHLMFVPDEEVGGHKGMETFVKHPEFQKLNIGFALDEGLANPGEAFTVFYGERNPWWITVHCPGSPGHGSRFVENTAAEKLRQVINSFLDFREKEKHRLNASECFTLGDVTTVNMTMVKGGMSYNVIPAEMDVSFDLRIPPTVNLQDFERQIKEWCKEAGEDVTYEFAQKHMNQSLTSTEENDPWWSAFSAACKAMNITLEKEIFPAATDSRFIRAVGIPAIGFSPMNRTPILLHDHNEYLNEQVFLKGITLFERLISALASVPACPDEA, from the exons ATGCTGCTCTTCAGTTCCTGGACAGAATAGCAGAGGAGCTTGGGCTACCCATGAAAAAGATTGAG GTTTGTTCAGGCAGAGTTGTGTCGATCATGACATGGGAAGGGACGGACCCGACCTTGAAATCCATCTTACTGAATTCCCACACAGATGTTGTACCCGTTTTCCAG GAACATTGGAAATACGATGCTTTCAGTGCTTTCAAAGATGCAGAGGGCAACATTTATGCCCGGGGATCACAGGACATGAAATGTGTAACTATACA GTACATCCAGGCAATCAGAAGACTGAAGGCAGAGGGACTAAAACTGATGCGCACTGTGCACTTAATGTTTGTTCCTG ATGAAGAAGTTGGAGGTCACAAAGGAATGGAAACATTTGTGAAACATCCAGAGTTCCAAAAATTAAACATTGGGTTTGCACTTGATGAag GTCTGGCCAACCCTGGCGAGGCCTTTACTGTGTTTTATGGAGAGAGGAACCCCTGGT GGATTACAGTCCACTGCCCAGGTAGTCCGGGTCATGGGTCTAGGTTTGTGGAGAACACAGCTGCTGAGAAGCTG CGCCAAGTCATAAACTCCTTCCTGGACttcagagagaaggagaaacatAG GCTAAATGCCAGTGAGTGTTTCACGCTCGGTGATGTCACCACAGTGAATATGACCATGGTCAAAGGAGGCATGTCTTACAACGTGATCCCAGCTGAAATGGATGTCAGCTTTGACCTAAGAATACCACCTACAGTAAATCTACAG GATTTTGAAAGACAGATCAAAGAGTGGTGTAAAGAAGCAGGAGAAGATGTCACTTACGAATTTGCTCAG AAACATATGAACCAGAGTTTGACTTCGACAGAGGAGAATGATCCTTGGTGGAGCGCCTTCAGTGCAGCCTGCAAGGCAAT GAATATAACTCTGGAAAAGGAGATATTTCCAGCTGCCACAGATAGCCGTTTTATCCGAGCT GTGGGTATCCCTGCTATCGGCTTTTCCCCAATGAACAGGACGCCAATACTGCTGCACGATCACAACGAGTATCTGAATGAGCAAGTCTTCTTGAAAGGCATCACCCTGTTTGAGAGGCTCATCTCAGCTCTTGCCAGCGTTCCTGCCTGTCCTGATGAGGCTTAG
- the LOC122861439 gene encoding aminoacylase-1-like isoform X2, with protein MKKIEVCSGRVVSIMTWEGTDPTLKSILLNSHTDVVPVFQEHWKYDAFSAFKDAEGNIYARGSQDMKCVTIQYIQAIRRLKAEGLKLMRTVHLMFVPDEEVGGHKGMETFVKHPEFQKLNIGFALDEGLANPGEAFTVFYGERNPWWITVHCPGSPGHGSRFVENTAAEKLRQVINSFLDFREKEKHRLNASECFTLGDVTTVNMTMVKGGMSYNVIPAEMDVSFDLRIPPTVNLQDFERQIKEWCKEAGEDVTYEFAQKHMNQSLTSTEENDPWWSAFSAACKAMNITLEKEIFPAATDSRFIRAVGIPAIGFSPMNRTPILLHDHNEYLNEQVFLKGITLFERLISALASVPACPDEA; from the exons ATGAAAAAGATTGAG GTTTGTTCAGGCAGAGTTGTGTCGATCATGACATGGGAAGGGACGGACCCGACCTTGAAATCCATCTTACTGAATTCCCACACAGATGTTGTACCCGTTTTCCAG GAACATTGGAAATACGATGCTTTCAGTGCTTTCAAAGATGCAGAGGGCAACATTTATGCCCGGGGATCACAGGACATGAAATGTGTAACTATACA GTACATCCAGGCAATCAGAAGACTGAAGGCAGAGGGACTAAAACTGATGCGCACTGTGCACTTAATGTTTGTTCCTG ATGAAGAAGTTGGAGGTCACAAAGGAATGGAAACATTTGTGAAACATCCAGAGTTCCAAAAATTAAACATTGGGTTTGCACTTGATGAag GTCTGGCCAACCCTGGCGAGGCCTTTACTGTGTTTTATGGAGAGAGGAACCCCTGGT GGATTACAGTCCACTGCCCAGGTAGTCCGGGTCATGGGTCTAGGTTTGTGGAGAACACAGCTGCTGAGAAGCTG CGCCAAGTCATAAACTCCTTCCTGGACttcagagagaaggagaaacatAG GCTAAATGCCAGTGAGTGTTTCACGCTCGGTGATGTCACCACAGTGAATATGACCATGGTCAAAGGAGGCATGTCTTACAACGTGATCCCAGCTGAAATGGATGTCAGCTTTGACCTAAGAATACCACCTACAGTAAATCTACAG GATTTTGAAAGACAGATCAAAGAGTGGTGTAAAGAAGCAGGAGAAGATGTCACTTACGAATTTGCTCAG AAACATATGAACCAGAGTTTGACTTCGACAGAGGAGAATGATCCTTGGTGGAGCGCCTTCAGTGCAGCCTGCAAGGCAAT GAATATAACTCTGGAAAAGGAGATATTTCCAGCTGCCACAGATAGCCGTTTTATCCGAGCT GTGGGTATCCCTGCTATCGGCTTTTCCCCAATGAACAGGACGCCAATACTGCTGCACGATCACAACGAGTATCTGAATGAGCAAGTCTTCTTGAAAGGCATCACCCTGTTTGAGAGGCTCATCTCAGCTCTTGCCAGCGTTCCTGCCTGTCCTGATGAGGCTTAG